In a single window of the Prevotella melaninogenica genome:
- a CDS encoding DUF4919 domain-containing protein: protein MRKLCVFTFLLLAIAVSAQTDKAFMTVDWGKIKAEVEANPQRVQQLVDIFINVDADTTLTAEDKILAVYGRTYLNNGRDLLMEFDMSKARNEGKFDKAAAIADKVLASNPLNTNAIVSKIYNFRILVNKEPDKSWMLNDSLKVYSVRLSRILDTIFMTGDGSKEYPFSVTTVGDEYNLLQFFFGIFKVNGQSVVGTCDRLVLGETNKNYSSPDIYFDVKRVFEIEKSMFNSQGGDGK, encoded by the coding sequence ATGAGAAAATTATGTGTTTTCACATTTTTGCTGTTAGCTATCGCTGTATCAGCACAGACAGACAAGGCATTTATGACTGTCGACTGGGGGAAGATAAAGGCAGAGGTAGAAGCTAACCCGCAGCGTGTGCAGCAGTTAGTCGACATTTTTATCAATGTAGATGCTGATACCACATTGACTGCTGAAGACAAAATTTTGGCTGTTTATGGACGGACTTACCTTAATAATGGTAGAGATTTGTTGATGGAATTTGATATGTCGAAGGCCAGAAATGAAGGTAAGTTTGATAAAGCAGCTGCAATTGCAGACAAAGTTCTTGCCAGCAATCCCCTTAATACAAATGCGATAGTATCTAAGATTTATAATTTTAGGATACTTGTCAATAAAGAACCCGATAAATCATGGATGTTGAACGATAGTCTTAAGGTTTATAGTGTTCGTTTATCGCGCATCCTTGATACTATCTTTATGACTGGCGATGGTAGTAAGGAATATCCTTTCTCTGTAACTACAGTAGGTGATGAATATAATCTTTTACAATTCTTCTTTGGTATTTTTAAAGTTAATGGGCAGTCGGTTGTGGGTACTTGCGACCGTCTCGTTTTGGGTGAAACCAATAAGAATTATTCATCTCCTGATATTTATTTTGATGTAAAACGTGTCTTTGAAATAGAAAAGTCCATGTTCAATTCGCAAGGAGGGGATGGGAAGTAA